Genomic window (Bombyx mori chromosome 9, ASM3026992v2):
gtgaagcgtttagtgcggagcacatctctcccatcaccctccccctcgggacgccggaccagcggtcgtcggcgccacgaccacaaCCATCCTGCCTAGTTTAGTCTCGAACCAGTCATACGTTTAGGCTTAAAATGATGTCCCTCAATCGGATGGTACAAATAAGACCTCGGTGTGAACTTATAAGGTGAGTGACAGCTTAGAGGTTGTGAAGTTTTTGCTCAATAGCCGGAAACTAtaaacatacttacatacagCTTACAACCTACTACGTAATCATAATTCAGGTAAGTTGTAAGCTCGTCTTATCAGTGCAATTGGCAAATCAGCGGATAAAGAAAACAAGCAATTTGATTTACGTTATATGATCATCATTTTCaaggtatttaattaatttgtttggtTGATACCGTAATGTCGTTGATTAAGGCTTTTGAAAAAATATGCTCTAATTGTCTAAACAGTAAGACTGCCAATcgaacttttttgtatttaatgtatcgcattgtattttttatttttttggtgtacaataaagaaaactctctctctctctctctctctctctcttagaCGGAAAAATCAGTTtacgataaataaaactttagctGTCAGCGATCGAGAAAACTGTGATGTATTTATTCGTAATGTCCAAAATAATCAGAATTAATGTATTGGACACGAgagtaaattaacttttttaaatttaaagtacACTTAAGATTGTCTAGAGACAATAGTTTTCAATTTTACTGCAGACGTGTTGATCTCGGTAATTCTTGTAAACTTAAATATCCAATACTCCGTCTTCACGGTGCGTAGGTACTCTTAGTCACTTGTCACGTCAGACAATTTGTCACGGTCCCGATGACATGGCTGAGAATATTGAATAGCTTAGTACTGTTTAAACTgtctataaaataatacatgtatttttttttattatagcaaCATTTTAGTATGCTCGGTCTAACGAGAAACAGCCAGGTATAGTTGTTGCAAGGTAAGAGCGCGCATGGCCTTTATTTGTAGTTGTAATCGTAAATAGTAAGTAGTAGTAAAGTTGTGTTTAAGTGTGTATATGAATATGTATGGGAATATGTGAGTATATGATAgagattatatatagatatatgtgtagattttatattattatcatgatataaGATTGTGTACGTTGTTTatgtgattatatatatatatatatatatataccgtgtatgtgtttttatattgtataatgtagtttggtggtttcacattaagttatgcacctaccacaggattctctacaccacccttggttgactggtagagaatgcctcaggcattaagtccgccattgtacttatgtgcattaagttgaataaataaataaatacacattttcGTTAGTGTGTATACCCGACGAAGCGATTAGTAGCTATACATATACATTAGCTACGTATAGACTACATTGACGCGAATACAGATTGATCACTCACACAACTAAGGGCGGCGCGCAGTCGTACTGTGCAACAACTATAATAGAAAATTACTAAAGTCAATATTTTTGACTCCAAAATAAATAGGAACATTATCCAAAAACAATCGGCAATTCGTAAATCAACAATTATAAGGTAAGATGTTTGGAAACTTCATTTTCACTAGCGGGAAAATCGAGCCACCTTTTCCCTGAGGGGTGAGCACTCAGCTAGCTTAGCCTAGAGCTCGAATAGAGGGAAATCGAACAAAAAATACTAGATAAAGCCGTCTATTTCTATCTTTTTCTACCCATTCGAAACGGTActtaaaaatcaacaaaatgataggtattttttgtaaatacgaAATACTTAACTAACTTAAGTTCAGAAATAAGTTCCACGATAAatgaatacgtaattaaataccAGTTGTGGGTCCGTAATGTGAGTCTgtacgggtagctaccaccattcTCCCTATTTCTGACGCAAAGCAATGCTGCTGACTTGGGGAGTAGTACAGTCCTATAGTATACAATTGAGAGTTAGAGATCCCTAGGTGGGCGTGGGGAGTGGCATTTACGTagcgatgtccatgggctccagtgacgaCTTCAGATCGGGTGTGTCATGAGTTCATTCACCcgaaaaagcaataaaaaaggctttaatttaattaattaatgaattaaggcaatatgtaaaatttacatattgCCTGTTTTCACGATTGTATTGAACCTTTTTAAAGTACACACTTTTAGACTTTGAGGTAACTACCATAACATACGATAACATACTCTATATACATACTGCACATTAGAGATAGAATCGTATAAATTTGCGAGTtaaacatcactacatagtatataaaaaagtcgctttctctgtccctatatccctatgtatgcttaaatctttaaaactacgcaatggattttgatgcggtttttttttaatagatagagtaattgaagaggaaggtttatatatataataaaatccattaaataatggagaaatcaataataaattacagtttccgaagcgaagcgagggcgggtcgctagtatatgaCCAAGGCGCTGCCCaccaagcggtaggcagcagcttggctctgcccctggcattgctgaagtccatgggcgacggtaaccactcaccatcaggtgggccgtatgctcgtctgcctacaagggcaataaaaaataaaaacaaaccccgaaaaaataatgtgattgtgaatttaatattgaaagctATCTTGATTGAGAGTTTACATTTGTAATAAAACATAGTTCAAAGAGTCGTCAGCGATAACCTAAAGTTATATAGCTGTGCGATGTCAGTTGTGattgtattgttattttgtttacaaAGAACTTACTTATTTAAAACGTAATTGACAATTAAAAAGAGATACATGAGTTCTGCTTCAAACACAAAGACATTGTCAACattctttaactatttttagtatTCTGTAGGACGAAAATTCTCTATAGTTTAACTAAGGGATTACTCGTGAGTAaactactggtagtaggacctcttgtgaggccgcacgggtaggtacaaccaccctgcctatttctgccgtgaagcactaatgcgtttcggtttgaagggtagggcagccgttgtaactttactgagaccttagaacttatatctcaagttgggtagcgcatttacgttgtatatgtctatgggctccagtaaccacttaacatcgaataggctgtgagctcgtccacccatctaagcaataaaaaaaaaactaacatataGTATTACTATATTAACTACTATACTAACAATATACTTATTGTTACTGGGTGCTGGTACTGATGATCTattttctgctttttttttactaaattgtaTTCCACCTTGCGTTGTATTCCTCAATGTTGAGGGTAAATACCCTTTTGTATCATTTTCGTACGCACAATCTTTCTTCATGTGTTCTTATacctggcggtgtggagggcatTGTGAAACGTTGGatcaagagcggtgcgaatctggtcggaccaacgtattgggctgcgcccccaATGCCTTTTCCCATCCACTTTACCGGACACGATGAGCCTTTCGAGATCCCTCAGTAGCGAAGCTTTAacttgttataataaaaataaaatacatgtcTTTATCGTTCGAATATGACTAGCCAGAATATTGTTTACGCGTTGTGAATTTGGGATAAcctaaaatcggttcagtggttTTATTATAAGTACTAAGAGATAGCGTAATGTGTTGTTTAACTAATAAGATTAAATGTACCTACCGCAGgcaaataccaatttttctgatgaaatacgcacataataaatgttcacgattggcttccacggtgaaggaataacatcgtgtaataaaaataaaacccgcaatattataatttgcgtaactactggtggtaggacgtactgtgagtccgtacggttaggtgcactaccaccctgcctatttctgccgtgaagcagtaatgcgtttcggtttgaagggtggggcagccgttgtactgtaaaaactgagaccagctcacagcccacctggtgttaagtggttactggagcctatagacatctacaacgtaaatgcgccacccaccttgagatataagttctaagttctcagtatagttaggtctcaaggtaggtggcggcatttactttgtagatgtctatgggctccggtaaccacttaacaccaggtgggctgtaagctcgtccaaccatctaagcagtaaaaaaaatactgtgtgCTTTACAAGCAATTGAAATTTTGCATGCTCCTCGACTTATCGGTTATGGCCTAGTGAAATGGTTAGTACTAGGCCTTCAACCACTTGCCGCTTACTGTTGCGAGTATAATAATCAAAGACGGAGCTGACGTGCAGCAGTGCACGGAAGATAAACAACAGCGAACTATTTACTTTTATTGAATTGTTAAATTTTACAaagaaaaacgaaataaaaaaaatacatatgaatGACGAATTACTTAGTGgtgtcccggaggcctttctagtttcatcaggacaggggggtagaatttttttttaagaaaaataataataacaacacgaaaatatatactaattagcaataataatattcttattaacgaataataataataataatggttcgGCCCTGGTAGGTTGCCAGACCTGGCCTGGTTCTAAATATGGCAGAGAACCGAAAAACAAAAGGGATAGTGTCGGCCATTTTGGTCGACGATGCGTAATACAATAGACGCACCGTTTTTCATTTTGGAGGTGTCACTTTTATACGAGTACTATGTAGCTACAAGCGGTTGTACCGGAAATCGTTGCAGGCTGGTACGAACGATAAGATGCGATGTAgagctcttttttttcctacctaatctgataaccttgagaggctatgtcagcgtaactggacaagtaggtaagctcacggggctcaaaccgggagtgttgctaatactggccctaccaagaacagtgcttcgcagaatctactaccggatcggaaacgcgatccactgagaagatctggcggataactcagttttttttcctacctgtgctgatagcattgcgaggatatttcagcttctccttgacgtataggtgagcccacagggctcaagccgggtgtgttgccaacactggccctagcaagagcagtacttcgcagaatctacagcCAGATCgcaaacgcaacccactgagaagatccggcgagatactcattGGGCTAATTTActaaaactcagtgggctgtatctatgggatGTGGAAGTACTTGCCTATTCGCTACAATAGTGACTACTGGATCACTATATGTCGATTTAGATCAATGTTGGAGTCagtaaatttcataaaaaaattgcagtCCAAGTTTTGCTTGTACTTATTCAATAAACTTGTGTTTTTTCCGACATTGGTGATACATTATGAAAAAATATCTTGTGGCCGTTGAATCTGGAGCATTAATTACTTAGTTGTTTATTTGCGTTTGACTTTGTTATGTAAGCGTTATTAACATAGTTGTATATTGCTAGTGGCCTGCTAAGACATATGTAATGAGAATCAATACTGTGCTTACATTCGATATTCGTGAttgtagtaataattaaaacgattaCCACGATTCAATCTCTCGTTTAGAAAAAGAAAATGTGacttcaaaattttataatattagccgTACAGTGCTGTAGCGATTCTCGTTCTATTAAAATGTTTATCTAAATTTCaagttgtttatttttgtagaaTTAAGACATACTGggttaatttttcttttcgtaattgataataatttcaacgttaaataaattaattagattgacGTATGTATCACACAACGCTATGtttaagttaattattttacGATAAAGACAAAACATATCAAATGTTATTAAGACGGCACATCGAATATCAGTATAAGTAAACAGATTGAGGTGAAGGcacgtattttattaatatggcGCCTAAAAATGTTGAATATATTGAAATAGCTCATCGAAGAGCAGCAGAAAAGAAAACTCATGTCAGTTTTCCTCAACTCAAATACCCCTCGCTAAGGGACGAAGGGTTAAGAGACCCGGTACAATGGTTAATCGGGAAATCCATGGACGACGGAGCAGAAGGCTTATGGCGAGTGCATAATGGGATTTACAATTTCAATGATTTCCTCGAGAAGCATCCCGGTGGGGCGGAGTGGTTGGAGCTCTCTAAGGTAAATTGAATTACCGTTGGATAGTCTACGACGGAGAAACGTACGTTGTTTTAAGAAAGTCTGTACAATAAAAaggaatgtttgtttgtttgacaaTTCATCCGACTATGATGAAATTTTGTTCAGTTTGTTATTACGGTATCATCGATGGACAACATTGGCTTGCGAGGAGCTTCAAAAACTGAGGATTCATCAGACAATAATCACAGCGGAATCTAACAGGATTTCGTTAATAtcaaattaatgttttattttaatctatattgtTTTAGGGTACCGATATCACAGAAGCCTTCGAAAGTCATCACCTCAATTCGTCTGTGAATAAAGTTCTCGAGAAATATTACGTTAGGGAAGCTAAAACACCTAGGAATTCGCCTTTTACTTTTGAAGATGATGGATTCTACCGCACATTGAAAAGAGCGGTCgttgaagaattaaaaaaagttcctaAACATATCCCGAGTTACGCTGATATGATCATCGATGGTCTCTTCGCGACTTTGCTCATATCTTCAGCGGTTTCATGTTGGGCCAACGATTATTGGGTGGTAATGTCAGCGTATTTGATCGCCTCGTTGAGTTTGGCATGGGTCACAGTTGCCGCTCACAATTACATCCACAGGAAAACTAATTGGAGAATGTACTTGTTCAATTTGAGTTTGTGGTCTTATAGGTGAGAAAgatgtttttgaaaataatatcatattatCCCATATATATTCACAATAATACTGTTACCGTTTTTGTGTATTATGGATGTCATCTAtgtgtttaaataatttcttaagTTTTTTCAAGGTTATTAGaaaattgcgtttttttttctcagggATTTCAGAGTATCACACGCCCTTTCTCACCATCTTTATCCGAACACCCTTATGGATTTAGAAGTTAGCGGATTTGAGCCTTTAGTGATTTGGAATCCGAGGAAAAAGCCGGTACATGCCAAATTTGCTTTTTTGATTGAACAGATTACATTCCCGTTTCTGTTCGTTTTAAATTTCCTGAAGCGGTAAGTGATTTTTGGTAAAACGTCTCTAAACAATTTAAAGATTGACGTCTGATGAGATAGACGTCTCTAAACAATTTATTgctttaaaatatgtaatttgaatGAGTTTCG
Coding sequences:
- the LOC101740224 gene encoding cytochrome b5-related protein isoform X2 — its product is MAPKNVEYIEIAHRRAAEKKTHVSFPQLKYPSLRDEGLRDPVQWLIGKSMDDGAEGLWRVHNGIYNFNDFLEKHPGGAEWLELSKGTDITEAFESHHLNSSVNKVLEKYYVREAKTPRNSPFTFEDDGFYRTLKRAVVEELKKVPKHIPSYADMIIDGLFATLLISSAVSCWANDYWVVMSAYLIASLSLAWVTVAAHNYIHRKTNWRMYLFNLSLWSYRDFRVSHALSHHLYPNTLMDLEVSGFEPLVIWNPRKKPVHAKFAFLIEQITFPFLFVLNFLKRLILNFLREGFFTEHYRWHDGVGFTLPVWMWLVSGCSFYEAAVMWLWIVCTASYIFFSIGSNAAHHHPDIFKDGDQVRFVFFFIY
- the LOC101740224 gene encoding cytochrome b5-related protein isoform X1, which produces MAPKNVEYIEIAHRRAAEKKTHVSFPQLKYPSLRDEGLRDPVQWLIGKSMDDGAEGLWRVHNGIYNFNDFLEKHPGGAEWLELSKGTDITEAFESHHLNSSVNKVLEKYYVREAKTPRNSPFTFEDDGFYRTLKRAVVEELKKVPKHIPSYADMIIDGLFATLLISSAVSCWANDYWVVMSAYLIASLSLAWVTVAAHNYIHRKTNWRMYLFNLSLWSYRDFRVSHALSHHLYPNTLMDLEVSGFEPLVIWNPRKKPVHAKFAFLIEQITFPFLFVLNFLKRLILNFLREGFFTEHYRWHDGVGFTLPVWMWLVSGCSFYEAAVMWLWIVCTASYIFFSIGSNAAHHHPDIFKDGDQVRDVTPDWGMHELEAVMDRTDINGNLFKVMTFFGDHALHHLFPTLDHAVLPYLYPVFLDLCQKYRANFRMTSSLDLFIGQIKMTLKTEPNILDNN